From Onychostoma macrolepis isolate SWU-2019 chromosome 19, ASM1243209v1, whole genome shotgun sequence, a single genomic window includes:
- the mcl1a gene encoding induced myeloid leukemia cell differentiation protein Mcl-1a, with amino-acid sequence MALSLVRRTAAMSLLAQGAHTTRMPALKGRAEDELDGCADETEKLVRPGTNGLKGLTLEGRFVSAADSSLPSTPDPQELGSAELERDTRQLLSDFYRAHTGMCPPDRKRHHALPTMTRIVADLLLKHHIAYKGMLQRLELESQADDMSFIGCIAKTMFKDDATNWGRVVSLVAFGAEVCSRLKEQQRERCIEAVAQEISSYLISEQLHWLLNNKGWHGFVEFFHVEDVESVVRNTLMAVVGCAGIGAGLALLIR; translated from the exons ATGGCTCTGAGTTTGGTTAGACGAACGGCGGCGATGAGTCTGCTCGCGCAGGGCGCGCACACGACGCGCATGCCCGCTCTAAAAGGGCGCGCGGAGGATGAGCTCGACGGGTGCGCGGATGAAACGGAGAAGCTGGTAAGGCCCGGTACGAACGGACTGAAAGGATTAACGCTGGAAGGGAGGTTCGTGTCCGCAGCAGACAGCTCTCTACCGTCCACACCGGATCCGCAGGAGCTCGGTTCCGCCGAACTGGAACGCGACACGCGACAACTTCTATCGGATTTCTATCGCGCACACACCGGAATGTGTCCGCCGGACCGGAAGCGTCATCACGCGTTACCGACAATGACGCGCATCGTCGCGGATCTTCTCCTCAAACACCACATAGCATACAAAG GAATGTTGCAGCGTCTGGAGCTGGAATCTCAAGCGGATGACATGAGCTTCATCGGCTGTATAGCAAAGACAATGTTCAAAGACGACGCCACGAACTGGGGCCGGGTCGTGAGTCTGGTGGCGTTCGGGGCCGAGGTGTGTTCGCGTCTGAAGGAGCAGCAGAGGGAGCGGTGCATCGAGGCCGTGGCCCAGGAGATCTCCTCTTATCTGATCTCAGAACAGCTCCACTGGCTCCTCAACAACAAGGGCTGG CATGGATTCGTGGAGTTTTTCCATGTGGAGGATGTGGAGTCTGTCGTCCGGAACACGTTGATGGCTGTGGTGGGATGTGCTGGGATCGGTGCCGGTCTCGCTCTCCTGATCCGATGA